AACTGCCTCACCAATAAGTGGAGCACAGTTTTGCTACCCATTTATTACAAAACGGCTACGACATCCGCACAGTGCAGGAATTATTGGGACACAAGGATGTCAAAACAACAATGATTTATACTCACGTTCTCAACCGTGGTGGTAAAGCTGTCCGTAGTCCTCTAGATTAGAGATAATATTTCCAAAGCAGTAATTCTCTATCATCTATGACTCAAGCCATACCCAAGCTAGTAACCTTTGAGGAATTTGTTGATTGGCTACCTGAAAACTCAGGGGTACGCTACGAACTGCATAATGGGAATATTATTGAAATGGCGCAACCAGTAGGAGACCATGAAGAAGTAAAGGGTTTTTTGACGATAAAACTTAGTGTTTCTATAGACCGATTAAACCTCCCTTACTTTATCCCCAACCAAGCTATAGTTAGACCTCCTGAAAAAGATTCTGGTTATTTTCCCGATGTGTTGGTGCTGAATCGTGTAAATCTGGCAAATGAAAAATTATGGAAAAAAGAATCTATTGTCAGTTTAAGTGCATCAATACCTTTGGTAATTGAGGTTGTATCAACTAACTGGCGGGACGATTACCACTTGAAATATGCTGATTATGAAGAGATGGGTATCCCCGAATACTGGATTATAGATTATGCAGCGTTAGGTGGACGCAATTTTATCGGCAACCCCAAACAACCGACAATCTCTGTCTGTAACTTAGTGGATGGAGAATATCAGATAAGTAAGTTTCGAGATAATGATGTTATAGTCTCCCAAACTTTTCCCGAATTGAATCTCACCCCAACCGAGATTTTTCAAGCTGGTGTGGTGTAGTTTTTTTTATTCGTAATTCGTAATTTTGGAATGAGTAGTTTATTTACGCCGTTTCACTTCTCCAATTCCCTGGTTTCTCGTGTTGCTACAATCACGTGCGCTTCTCTGAGGACATTATTGCCCCATAAATAACCTCGCACTACTTCCTGAATCAAGGTATTATTTACAACATCGTCTCTGGCTTCGCGACCATTCCCAAGCAAGATGGCAACGAAATTGGAGATTATATTGTTCAGATAGCTAATTATTGTTTTCTGTCGCTTGTTCTGGTAACTTTTCGCTTTTCTGGGATGGATTCTCACTACTAGAATTCTGCTTTACTTCTTGGGTAGGTACTATTACAGGTGGAGGAGCCGAGTTTTTAGATTCTACTGGTGCTGAGGGAATTACTACGGGATTTGAGGATTTGTCTGATTTTGGCGGGGTAGAATTTTTCGGTGTAGAAGGAGAGTTATTTGCTGGGGCTGGTGAAGGAGAACCACTACGCGAACGAGATGACCTAATTGCCCGTAATGTATCTACGAGAGATGATGAGGGGGAAGCACTAGGTGCAGGTGAGGGTGGTGCGGGGTTTTGAGTTGGGGATGATTCGGCTTGGGAATTTCTGCTGCGGCTGGAAGATTCTTCTTGATACACGCGGCGACTGCGCCTGCGCCGTGAGGAAGTTGAAACGGGTGTAGTTTGCGACTCAGAACTAGCTTGAGTTTCTTTGTTTGTCTCTGAAGGTGTAGTATTAACTACTGGCGTTTCTAGGGTTGGTTCTGTTGTGGGCTGGGCAAACAGCGGTTTTGAGGGCTGTGGCTGAGATTTTGGCAGCATACTCGTAATGCCAAAACCTGCTATGGCTGCAACAACAGCAATACTACTGCCAATAAATACTTTAGATGAAGCTAATTTTTCAGCTAGCGATCGCGCATCCTTGATAAAGGATGATGTATCAATATATTTTTTGGTAGGTCTTTTGAAAAAATCTTCCTGTTCTTGGAGCGATAGATTAATAGTTGCTACGGTGTGAGTTGGTACAGATTGCGGTGCAGCATTTACGCCATCGCTAGGTAGCAGTTTTAGCCACTCGGTAACTGTTGCGGGACGAAAGCGAGATTCTACCGCCATCCCCCGCATCACTGCTTGATTAACAGCCGCACTCAGGTGGGGTTGCAGTTCGCGAGGAGTGGGCATTTGTTCGCGATCGCGCAGCAGTGCTGGCATGGGCACCTGCCCTGTCAACAGTGCATATAATGTAGCAGCCAAGCCATACACGTCTGTGGCGGGTGTACGTGGTGCTTGTGTCAAATACTGCTCTATTGGAGAATATCCTTCAGAAACTATACCCGTGTGTGTTTGTCTCACACCGCCATTAAATTCTCTGGCGATGCCAAAATCAATCAGTACAACTTCCTGAGTCCCCTGCCGGAGGATGATATTATCTGGTTTGACATCCCGATGCAGCAAACCGTTGT
The genomic region above belongs to Calothrix sp. NIES-2098 and contains:
- a CDS encoding serine/threonine protein kinase; the protein is MLAGTTLQGGKYTLTQEIGRGGFGITFKATHHYLGQEVVIKTINERLRQHPDFAKFERQFQDEARRLATCVHPNIVRVSDFFVEAGLPYMVMEYIPGDTLGDAFVLPGIPLPEATAIHYIRQIAAALQVVHNNGLLHRDVKPDNIILRQGTQEVVLIDFGIAREFNGGVRQTHTGIVSEGYSPIEQYLTQAPRTPATDVYGLAATLYALLTGQVPMPALLRDREQMPTPRELQPHLSAAVNQAVMRGMAVESRFRPATVTEWLKLLPSDGVNAAPQSVPTHTVATINLSLQEQEDFFKRPTKKYIDTSSFIKDARSLAEKLASSKVFIGSSIAVVAAIAGFGITSMLPKSQPQPSKPLFAQPTTEPTLETPVVNTTPSETNKETQASSESQTTPVSTSSRRRRSRRVYQEESSSRSRNSQAESSPTQNPAPPSPAPSASPSSSLVDTLRAIRSSRSRSGSPSPAPANNSPSTPKNSTPPKSDKSSNPVVIPSAPVESKNSAPPPVIVPTQEVKQNSSSENPSQKSEKLPEQATENNN